A window of Prevotella fusca JCM 17724 genomic DNA:
ATTCAAGATAATTACAGAACAATCATCAGAACCAGATATGTTTTTCTGTTGTTCTTTTATAACAGGAGTCTCTAAAATATCTATATTTTTGTCGTTGTTGTATAATCTGATGAACTCACCATCTTTATCTTTGAGATATAGCAAATTAGGATTCACAGAAATAACATTATCCATATTTAAATGACATATCTGTATAATCTCAGAATTAAGCTCTTCTTTTCGTTGGGAATTCTTCCCTATGTCTTTCTGAAATACTTTGTTAAATAGTTTCATCTGAGATGAATCGTTCTCCGCACTCATTTCTGAAAAAATAAAACGAGAACTAGATATTCCCAAGTGATACAACTCATTCGCTAAATGATTTAATTTATCTATATCATTATCAAACCATTTATACTCGCCTTCCGAAATAGAATAATACCTTTCATACCAAGCAATCCAAGTAATAGTTATTGCTAAAACATACTGCTTGAGGTACGGGATATAGCCAACTTTGTAGTAATTATTTTTATTTACTTTAATTTTTTCTAACATATGGAATTACTTTATAATTCTTGTTATAGTTACATTTCCCTTTGGTACCTGGTCTATTATACCTTCTGATATACCACCAGAGGTCTTACCTCCAGCTATAAACAAATCATTAGCACCAGAAATTCCCGAGCTTGCTGATCTTAAGTTATAATTTTGAGGATTTGAAATATCTATTCTGTACATACCTCCTTTTCCTTGCCAACCACCCTTAGGAATACCTAAAGCTTCTTCTATTATAGAAATATCTCCATTAGCTTTCTTTAATAAATCATCTATCTGATTGCTTGGAGAAACAAACTGTCCGTCAGGTCTTCCAACCATAGATGAGTTTTTAACAAATTGTTCATAACTATCACCAGGAATGAGAAATGAAGCTCCATTCTTAAAATCAGAACTCAGCTTGCAATCTGATAATCCCCAAACATCTACATACTTATTCAAATCCCCCACATACCCATACAGCGTTGGGTTATTTCCCGCCAGCCTTATCGGGTCTTGGCTTATGTAGTTACCAATCCTCGGGTCATAATATCGAAACCTATTGTAGTAGAGGCGAGTCTCATCGTCCTCGTACTGTCCTAACTGGCGAAAGGGGATGAAGTCACGGATGCCCTTGCGGTTGCGAAGGTCACCATAGATGTCATAGTCGGCTTGCCAGACAACAGCACCATAGCTGTCATACGCTTCCACGGGGCGACCCATATAGTCGCTGATGATCGTATAGCGTTCTCCGTTCTGCAGCTTTGCCACAGGAACGTACGAGCCTTCCTCATATACCCACGTGACAAGGTTCTCTACCGGCTCATCGTCCAGCATTCGGATGCGGACGAACTCGTCGATGCTATGCTGCGGACGGTCCTTCTCCTCATACTGCCACTCCTGCACCATCACGTTCCCGTCCCAGAGATAACGGAAGACATTGTTTATATAATAATAGCTTTAAGATTATGTGTACAGCAAGTTTGTTGTTACATTACTTTATGATAGCATTTATTTCTTTCTCTAAGAAATATAAATCATTGATTATAGGATCTTCATAATCGCTGAAAATATCTAAATAGGCTCTAGTTATTCCATTGATTGGATTCAGCGTCAAACTTCTGATGTTATCTGACAATAAACTCTTTGTTTTTTCCAATCTTGAAATAATCAAGTCTAATTTAGGCTCGATAGATTGCCTATTTTTCAAATCAACTATTACTTTGTCTAATTTATTTTTTATTTTTTCCATTATATTGGTAAATTTCTAGTGTCTATAATCCAATCTTTTGGCCAATTTCTAGGCATTAAAACTTGATCTGCATTACCTATTAGAACAGTACCAGAAAGAGTAGTTTGTGAAGCAACTTTTCCAATATTAAGAATAGTACCTTTAGGAACTTTTATTGTAGCCTCAAATTCTCTAGTATTACCCCACTGTGGCAAGAGAGCAGCATCTATTTTGGCTTGTATTCTATCAGAAGCCTTAGATGTAGTTGCAAATGCTCCTGTAGGCCCAGCTTTTCCACCATATACCCGATACAGTATAACATCATCAGTTGTTATGAATGTTTTATATTTACCATCTTTAAAGGTTTCTATAACTTGGTCAGGAAGTATTTGTTTTTTTATCTCTTTCATCTTCCCTTTCAAATTATCAGAACATTTTAGTCCAAATACGTCAGCCCACTTATTCAAATCCCCCACATACCCATACAGCGTAGGGTTATTGCCCATCAGCCTTATCGGGTCTTGGCTGATGTAATTACCAATCCTTGGGTCATAATATCTGAACCTGTTGTAATAGAGGCGAGTCTCATCATCCTCATACTGTCCTAACTGCCGGAAAGGAATGAAGTCACGGATGCCTTTGCGGTTGCGAAGGTCACCATAGATGTCATAGTCTGCTTGCCAGACAACCGTACCATAGCTGTCATACGCTTCCACTGGGCGACCCATATAGTCGCTGATGATGGTGTAGCGTTCACCGTTCTGCAGCTTTGCCACAGGAACGTACGAACCTTCCTCATATACCCACGTGACAAGGTTCTCTACCGGCTCATCGCCTAACATTCGGATGCGGCCGAACTCGTCGATGCTATGCTGCGGACGGTCCTTCTCCTCATACTGCCACTCCTGAACCATCACGTTCCCGTCCCAGAGATAGCGGAATACGTGACCATTGAAGAGCTTTGCCGTGCGACGTCCAAGGGCGTCATACTCGAAGCGGACGATCTTGCCGTAGGGAAGCCGCACTTTCTACCGCAATATATAGTAAGGGGTTAATGATTCCTTATGAAGAAAAAATATTGTGCAACACCAACAACATTTTTATCTTCTAAATAAATTTATAAAACTAAAAATATCGTCAGCTTCTTTTTTCATACCCCAAGCCCCTAATGCTCCAAGATCATTTGAATATATAGAATTATCATTGGAATTATTTCTATTAATGAAATAAGCTAAATCACCATCCTGTCCTATCATGAAATATTTAGGTTCAAATTCATAAATTTGATATGTCTGATTTCTTTCCTCTAAGTCAGAATAAGAATACATACATATTCCTGTGTTTTCAATTTCAAAAACATCTCCATCGTTAATCTCTGATAGAAATTTAACATACAAGCTTGGGAACTTCATATTAATTCTGTTCTCAAGTTCAACTATACTTTTTTCATTTTCTTTTGTTTTCATACATTATATTTTTTATATATCAAAAAATGGATTACCTATATTTTGTCCTCTTAAGCTATCAAAATATTTATACGAATCTTTTATCACTTTCTTGGCTTGCTCTGGTGCAACTCCAGCGTCTATCATTTCCTTATAACTTATATTAAACTCTTGTTTCAAAGTTGTATTCCAACCACCATATCCTGCTCTTCTTGTTCGTTGTGATGAGCTAATTTTTGCATGTGGCTCACCAGAAGCAGACTTTAATAATGTAGCAGGAGCGTCATTTCTATTATAGCCATTAATATTTTTTTGCGCCCATAAGTCTTGAATAGGATGATGACTTTGTACAAAACCATCTGCTCTAGTATTCGTATGACCATGAGCTCTGTTTGATTGTGGAGATAAGTTACCATGAACATCGACATCTCCTGTTTTATAACCATTAGGCGATTTGCATTTTAAACCTAAAATATCAACAAATTCATTACAATCTCCCACATACCCATACAGCGTCGGGTTATTTCCTTCCAGCCTTATCGGGTCTTGGCTTATGTAGTTACCAATCCTCGGGTCGTAATATCTGAACCTGTTGTAATACAGACGAGTCTCATCGTCTTCGTACTGTCCCAACTGGCGGAAGGGGATGAAGTCACGGATGCCCTTGCGGTTTCGGAGGTCGCCGTAGATGTCATAGTCTGCCTGCCAGACAACAGTACCATAGCTGTCATACGCTTCCACGGGGCGACCCATATAGTCGCTGATGATCGTATAGCGTTCATCGTTCTGCAGCTTTGCCACAGGCACGTATGAGCCTTCCTCATATACCCACGTGACAAGGTTCTCTACCGGCTCATCGCCTAACATTCGGATGCGGCCGAACTCGTCAATGCTATGCTGCGGACGGTCCTTCTCCTCATACTGCCACTCCTGAACCATCACGTTGCCATCCCAGAGGTAGCGGAAGACGTGACCGTTGAAGAGTTTTGCAGTGCGACGCCCAAGGGCATCATACTCGAAGCGGACGGTCTTGCCGTAGGGAATCCGCACTTCTTTGAGCATACCATTGCCATACCACTCATAGGCATAGTCACCTGTCTGCCAGGCAATATGCGTGCCACTATCCTCTGACACCTCGTGGTTCGGATGCCGTGTCAGTCCACGACGTGGAGTCTTCAATATGAGGTTGCCCTCTACATCATAGAGATAGTCATAATGGCGGTCACGGAGAATCCTGCCGCCCTTGCCATATTCCCTGTCCCTGCGGTCACGACTGCGGAAGACGTTTCCTGCAGCATACGATAGTCGTCCGTACCGTCCTCATAGGGGTGCTTAAGTGTAAGTTACGTAAAATCACTTAGAATAACGAACTACCATTATTCTTCTAACCATTTATGTTTACGTAGCCACTCTCTTGTATCATTAAGGAATGGCTCTCCAAAATCTTGAATTCCATCTAATTTTCGTTTATACTTTTTAAATGTTTCAACCAGGAAACTATAAAAAGTTTTCCCCATTAGCAAACGTTGATTTTCCTTGGAAAGGGGATAATATTTCCCGTCTATAAAAGGTCTGACAACTTCCTCTTCGATAGCTATGTCTATACCCAAAGCATTGTCACTCTTATAAAACCTCCTCATTGATTTTCGACCATATTCTTTGGGAAGGCAACGAAAACATAACCATAACTTGAATGAAAAACAATTCTTATACTTTGGAAAAACCTCGGCCTCATACCCATACAGTTCTTCTTCAATTTCCCATATTTTACACCATTTCGCACCTGGCGCATCTTTAGTAAGTCCTAATTCTAACATATCTATTCTATTTAATGACGACATTTATTACCTGGAGGAAGTACCCCCCTTCTTTTCTCGTATTTTTTTATCTTAGCAGTCTCGACTTTATGAATGTGTTTTTTTGAGCCTATACCCTTGTTCGCATCCATAATAACACCCTCACGTTGTAAATATACTTGAGAATATCTTTTTTTAGGATTATATGATTCCCCAATTTTCCAGATATCATCTTTATATAAATAAACCTTTCCTGTTGGAGCTTTACTACCTTTTGAGTAAACATTGTAAAAGCCATCTTTAGACGCTCTTAGATAATATAATTCTGTATTCCTTAAACCATAAACATCGAATTCTATGTTTAAGTCTGAAACATACCCATACAGCGTCGGGTTATTTCCTTCCAGCCTTATCGGGTCTTGACTGATATAATTACCAATCCGTGGGTCATAATATCTGAACCTGTTGTAGTAGAGACGTGTCTCATCGTCCTCATACTGTCCTAACTGGCGGAAGGGGATGAAGTCACGGATGCCCTTACGATTGCGAAGGTCACCATAGATGTCATAGTCTGCTTGCCAGACAACAGTACCATAGCTGTCATACGCTTCCACGGGGCGACCCATATAGTCGCTGATAATCGTATAGCGTTCACCGTTCTGCAGCTTTGCCACAGGAACGTACGAACCTTCCTCATATACCCACGTGACAAGGTTCTCTACCGGCTCATCGCCTAACATTCGGATGCGACCGAACTCGTCGATGCTATGCTGCGGACGGTCCTTCTCCTCATACTGCCACTCCTGCACCATCACGTTGCCGTCCCAGAGATAACGGAAGACGTGACCGTTGAAGAGCTTTGCCGTGCGACGCCCAAGGGCGTCATACTCGAAGCGGACGGTCTTGCCGTAGGGAAGCCGCACCTCCCTGAGCATACCGTTACCATACCATTCATAGGCATAGTCACCTGTCTGCCAGGCAATATGCGTGCCACTTTCCTCCGACACCTCGTGGTTCGGATGCCGTGCCAGTCCACGACGTGGAGTCTTCAATATGAGGTTGCCCTCTACATCATAGAGATAGTCATAATGGCGGTCACGGAGAATCCTGCCGCCCTTGCCGTATTCCCTGTCTCTGCGGTCACGACTACGGAAGACATTGCCCACGGCATCGGGCATACGGTAGTCGTCCGTACCGTCCTCATAGCGGGCACTCATCAGACTGCCAACCGCATCATAGGTATAGGCTGTCTTGCCGCCCGTAATTCCGTCCATCACACTCTGCAGACGTCCCGACGCATTCCACGCATAGCGGCGGTCGTAGCCGTCCTGACGCAGTGAGCGACTCTTCTGCGAGATAACATTACCGTAGGCATCGTAGGTACGTGTCATACGGATGCCACCAGAGAATATCTTCTCTATCTTCAGCCCCTCGCTGTCACGGACGATCTTCTCCTCCCAGCTCTCACCGCCACCACCGGCTGCCGTCACACGGTTGAGAAGTCCGTCCTCATCAAAGCTGTTCCGTACGACAGAACCAAGTGAAGTACGTGTCTCTATACGGTTTCCAAGGTCATCATAGACATTCTCCACCGTCGTACCCCTGTCATTAGGCAGACCACCACTGAAACACTCCCTGATTACACGACCGCCTTCGTCATACTCCATGGCAACGCTTCCCGTAGCATTGCGTGCCTCGGTAAGCCTGCCGAGTGCATCATAGCAGAAAGCCTCCATCGTACCGTCACTGAAGCTGCTGCACAACAGCCGTCCCCGCTGGTCATACTCATACTCCGTCCATCTGCCGCCAGCCCTGTCCTCACGGATGACACGTCCGGAGCAGTCACGCACATAGGAACGGTGCATACGGTCAAAGCCCGTCTCACCGACAATCTCCCCACGGAGGTTGCGGTCAAAGGTATATTCCTCCCCATGCTCGTTGGTAAGCATACGGAGACGGTCCATGCGGTCGTAGGCAAAGCGCAGCACGCTGCCGTCCTCGCCCTCACGCTGGAGGATGTCGCCCATCGGCGAATACTTGTACTTCACACGGTGGAAGCCCTCGCTCGCCTCGACCACATCCTCATAGGAGTTGTAGCGGAGCTTCGTCGTACGCTTCCCAGTGGTGATGGCAGTAACCCTGTTCAGACGGTCGTAGCGGAAAGTCTGTCTTGCACCAGCAGAGGTAAGTACAGAGAGAATGGAATTCTATGTGAAAATATAAACGCAACTAAATCCATACAAATATTTTCTTACCTTCTTTCTAAGCCCTACTTAAACTAATGCAAAAAACCATTCTAAAAACTCATTAAAACCTCTCCATTGAGGGTGTAACTTTCCTCTTTGGAAATCAATTGTTTTTTGTCCAAGCTCAAGTTCTAAAACTTCACCAGTTAAACGATTATAAAAGAATCCTCCTTCGCCTTCAAAACTATCAAGTGGTATATACTCTTCTGGTAGATTTAATGCAGAACGCATATCTTCTATTTGCTCAAAATATGTTGAGTTTATAGCAAACCAACACACATTATATATATCACTATATCTACCAGAGAATGTTATAGCATTTGTATAAAGATTAAACTGGGCAAATGGTGTTTCCAAATCTATCCCAAGTTTAATCATAACTTCCCGATAGCTTATGTCTTCTGTTAAATCATACAGACCAACTTCTTCCAAATATTTCTTTATTTTTTCTGATAACATAATTTTTTATTTACAACCTGTTATTTTATTTCTTACATTTAATTCTGCTTCTGCTCTCTGTTTCCAATAAGCTTCTCTATCTGTTCTAAATAATCCTCTATCTACAGGATTATCAGGATGAGCATTAGGTAAATAAGGATGCAGTGCATTACTTTTATAATACTTTCGATGTGTAGATGCAGATAGCTCAAATAATGAACCTTTTGCATTTTGCTTTGAATGATGCAGATTAATCAGCTGGTATTTCCCATCTTTAACTACAAAAGGGGCGTCTCCTCTTAAAGCTCTATCTAAATTAGTTTCTATTATCCCACCTTTTCCTTTAGAAGGTAAATCCCAATCTATCTTCTGCTGAAAAACAGTATGTATATTTCCAGATGGCGCATGAAAAATAGTTGCTGTAAAGAAACCACTCAATCCCCAAAGATCAACCCAATTATTTAAATCCCCACATACCCATACAACATAGGATTATTTCCCATCAAACTTATCGGGTCTTGGCTGATGTAATTACCAATCCTCGGGGCGTAATAACGGAAGCGGTTGTAATAGAGGCGCGTCTCATCGTCCTCATACTGTCCCAACTGGCGGAAAGGGATGAAGTCACGGATACCTTTTATGTTTCGAAGGTCACCATAGATATCATAGTCAGCCTGCCAAACTACGTTGCCATAACTGTTGTATGCTTCCACAGGGCGCCCCATATAGTCGCTGATAATCGTGTAGCGTTCACCGTTTTGTATCTTTGCCACAGGAACGTACGAGCCTTCCTCATACACCCATGTGACAAGGTTATCTACTGGCTCTTCACCCTGCATACGGATGCGACCGAACTCATCAATGCTATGCTGCGGTCGGTCCTTCTCCTCATACTGCCACTCCTGCACCATCACATTGCCGTCCCAGAGGTAACGGAAGACGTGACCATTGAAGAGCTTTGCCGTGCAACGCCCAAGGGCATCATGTTCTATGTATTCTTCTTGTCATACGTCTTTATTTATCTAAATTCATTATAAATAAACTTGCACGCATCGTCCTCTGTTTTAAAGGACGCAAGTTCATTTTGATTACCATGTTCATCAATATATAATACTTTCCACATGCTATAGTCTTCAACTAAGACAATAGTATCCCACGTAGCAATAGAGCCTTCTAAAGAATATTCGTGGGGCGAAATACCCATAGACAGTAGCTGTTTAGCTAACTCTTTCTTATTCATTACATTATTATATTTCTTTTAATATACCACGATTAACGAGTACTTTTATTTGCACAGGTGTTTTATACTGGGTTCCTAAACCTATTTGCCCAAAGGCAGGTGCAATAGTCGACCTCTCAACTTCAAATGGTTTTATCACTTCATATATATGGTATTTGCCAGTATTGTTCGGAGGAAGGGCACGCATAGGCATAGGTGTACCTGCTGGTGCTAAATATTTGCCAGTATCTCTACCAAATCTATCCACTTTTTGACCAGGCATCAGAAACACTCTCTCAATATCACCTAACGCACCGTCATTAGGCGGATAATATGGTACAATATCTGTTGCTATTTTTTTATTCTGAATAACAGTATCATTATTGCTGACAATAGATTTATAGCCAGTTTTTTTACTACACTCTGAAAGACCCCAAATGTCTATAAGCGTATTACAATCCCTTACATACCCATACAACGTAGGGTTATTTCCCATCAATCCAATCGGGTCTTGGCTAATATAATTACCAATCCTCGGGTCGTAATATCTGAACCTGTTGTAATACAGACGAGTCTCATCATCCTCGTACTGTCCCAACTGGCGGAAGGGGATGAAGTCACGGATGCCTTTGCGGTTGCGAAGATCACCATAGATGTCATAGTCTGCTTGCCAGACAACAGTACCATAGCTGTCATACGCTTCCACGGGGCGACCCATATAGTCGCTGATAATCGTATAGCGTTCACCGTTCTGCAGCTTTGCCACAGGAACGTACGAACCTTCCTCATATACCCACGTGACAAGGTTCTCTACCGGCTCATCGCCTAACATTCGGATGCGACCGAACTCGTCGATGCTATGCTGCGGACGGTCCTTCTCCTCATACTGCCACTCCTGCACCATCACGTTGCCGTCCCAGAGATAACGGAAGACGTGACCGTTGAAGAGCTTTGCTGTACGACGCCCAAGGGCATCATACTCGAAGCGGACGATCTTGCCGTAGGGAAGCCGCACCTCCTTGAGCATACCGTTGCCATACCATTCATAGGCATAGTCACCTGTCTGCCAGGCAATATGCGTGCCACTATCCTCCGACACCTCGTGGTTCGGATGCTGTGTCAGTCCACGCCGTGGGGTCTTCAATATGAGGTTGCCCTCTACGTCATAGAGATAGTCATAATGGCGGTCACGGAGAATCCTGCCGCCCTTGCCGTATTCCCTGTCTCTGCGGTCACGACTACGGAAGACATTGCCCACGGCATCGGGCATACGGTAGTCGTCCGTACCGTCCTCATAGCGGGCACTCATCAGACTGCCAACCGCATCATAGGTATAGGCTGTCTTGCCGCCCGTAATTCCGTCCATCACACTCTGCAGACGTCCCGACGCATTCCACGCATAGCGGCGGTCGTAGCCGTCCTGACGCAGTGAGCGACTCTTCTGCGAGATAACATTACCGTAGGCATCGTAGGTACGTGTCATACGGATGCCACCAGAGAATATCTTCTCTATCTTCAGCCCCTCGCTGTCACGGACGATCTTCTCCTCCCAGCTCTCACCGCCACCACCGGCTGCCGTCACACGGTTGAGAAGTCCGTCCTCATCAAAGCCGTTCCGTACGACAGAACCAAGTGAAGTACGTGTCTCTATACGGTTTCCAAGGTCATCATAGACATTCTCCACCGTCGTACCCCTGTCATCAGGCAGACCACCACTGAAACACTCCCTGATTACACGACCGCCTTCGTCATACTCCATGGCAACGCTTCCCGTAGCATTGCGTGCCTCGGTAAGCCTACCGAGTGCATCATAGCTGAAAGCCTCTATCGTACCGTCGCTGAAGCTGCTGCGTGTCAGCCGTCCCCGCTGGTCATACTCATACTCCGTCCATCTGCCACCAGCCCTTTCCTCACGGATGACACGTCCGGAGCGGTCACGCACATAGGAACGGTGCATACGGTCAAAGCCCGTCTCACCGACAATCTCCCCACGGAGGTTGCGGTCAAAGGTATATTCCTCCCCATGCTCGTTGGTAAGCATACGGAGACGGTCCATGCGGTCGTAGGCAAAGCGCAGCACGCTGCCGTCCTCGCCCTCACGCTGGAGGATGTCGCCCATCGGCGAATACTTGTACTTCACACGGTGGAAGCCCTCGCTTGCCTCGACCACATCCTCATAGGAGTTGTAGCGGAGCTTCGTCGTACGCTTCCCAGTGGTGATGGCAGTAACCCTGTTCAGACGGTCGTAGCGGAAAGTCTGCCGTGCACCGGCAGAGGTAAGGACAGAGACGACATTACCCTTATGGTCATAGCCCCACCGTGTACCCACACCCTTCTCATTCTTTACAGAGACAAGATTGTTCTGCTCATTGTATTCCAGGTGTACCGTCCTGTCATCAAGGCTCACCGAAGACAGCAGTCCACGTGTGTCATACTCAAAGAAGGTAGCCCGGTCATCCGCCTCTATGACGGCAGCGAGCTGTCCCTCTCCGTTGACAGGCGTGCCGTCTTCAGAAGGTTCATGATAAACAAGAACACGACGGTTGCCCAAGGCATCAGTCTCAGTTATCAGCCTGTCCTCCTCATCATAGGCACGTGTCTCCTCCGTTCCGTCAGGATGGACAACACTTGTAAGATTACCACGTTCATCATAGCAGTAGCCTGTCATACGTCCTTCGCCATCCCATTCACGGTAGACCTCATAATATTCTGTATATTCGTAGCGTTCACGCACACCCAGTTCGTCTTCCACGGAAGTGACAAGCTGTTCTGGGGTGTAACGATAAATAGTCCTCTCGTTCTCCCCATTGACAACTACGTTATAGCCTTCCTCTGTGTGGTATTCCATCCAGCCTTCCTGGTAACCGCCCTCACCCCAGGTATGTATGCAGCGGGCCTTCTTTCCTTCTCCCTGATACTCCCAATAGAAAGTCTGGCCGTCCCTGTCGGTCTTCGATGTCATAAGATGGTTCTCATATTCAATATGAGTGGTCTTACCCATGGCATCCGTGACAC
This region includes:
- a CDS encoding RHS repeat domain-containing protein — encoded protein: MVQEWQYEEKDRPQHSIDEFGRIRMQGEEPVDNLVTWVYEEGSYVPVAKIQNGERYTIISDYMGRPVEAYNSYGNVVWQADYDIYGDLRNIKGIRDFIPFRQLGQYEDDETRLYYNRFRYYAPRIGNYISQDPISLMGNNPMLYGYVGI
- a CDS encoding RHS repeat-associated core domain-containing protein — translated: MKTPRRGLTRHPNHEVSEDSGTHIAWQTGDYAYEWYGNGMLKEVRIPYGKTVRFEYDALGRRTAKLFNGHVFRYLWDGNVMVQEWQYEEKDRPQHSIDEFGRIRMLGDEPVENLVTWVYEEGSYVPVAKLQNDERYTIISDYMGRPVEAYDSYGTVVWQADYDIYGDLRNRKGIRDFIPFRQLGQYEDDETRLYYNRFRYYDPRIGNYISQDPIRLEGNNPTLYGYVGDCNEFVDILGLKCKSPNGYKTGDVDVHGNLSPQSNRAHGHTNTRADGFVQSHHPIQDLWAQKNINGYNRNDAPATLLKSASGEPHAKISSSQRTRRAGYGGWNTTLKQEFNISYKEMIDAGVAPEQAKKVIKDSYKYFDSLRGQNIGNPFFDI
- a CDS encoding RHS repeat-associated core domain-containing protein produces the protein MVEASEGFHRVKYKYSPMGDILQREGEDGSVLRFAYDRMDRLRMLTNEHGEEYTFDRNLRGEIVGETGFDRMHRSYVRDCSGRVIREDRAGGRWTEYEYDQRGRLLCSSFSDGTMEAFCYDALGRLTEARNATGSVAMEYDEGGRVIRECFSGGLPNDRGTTVENVYDDLGNRIETRTSLGSVVRNSFDEDGLLNRVTAAGGGGESWEEKIVRDSEGLKIEKIFSGGIRMTRTYDAYGNVISQKSRSLRQDGYDRRYAWNASGRLQSVMDGITGGKTAYTYDAVGSLMSARYEDGTDDYRMPDAVGNVFRSRDRRDREYGKGGRILRDRHYDYLYDVEGNLILKTPRRGLARHPNHEVSEESGTHIAWQTGDYAYEWYGNGMLREVRLPYGKTVRFEYDALGRRTAKLFNGHVFRYLWDGNVMVQEWQYEEKDRPQHSIDEFGRIRMLGDEPVENLVTWVYEEGSYVPVAKLQNGERYTIISDYMGRPVEAYDSYGTVVWQADYDIYGDLRNRKGIRDFIPFRQLGQYEDDETRLYYNRFRYYDPRIGNYISQDPIRLEGNNPTLYGYVSDLNIEFDVYGLRNTELYYLRASKDGFYNVYSKGSKAPTGKVYLYKDDIWKIGESYNPKKRYSQVYLQREGVIMDANKGIGSKKHIHKVETAKIKKYEKRRGVLPPGNKCRH
- a CDS encoding RHS repeat domain-containing protein, producing MRLPYGKIVRFEYDALGRRTAKLFNGHVFRYLWDGNVMVQEWQYEEKDRPQHSIDEFGRIRMLGDEPVENLVTWVYEEGSYVPVAKLQNGERYTIISDYMGRPVEAYDSYGTVVWQADYDIYGDLRNRKGIRDFIPFRQLGQYEDDETRLYYNRFRYYDPRIGNYISQDPIRLMGNNPTLYGYVGDLNKWADVFGLKCSDNLKGKMKEIKKQILPDQVIETFKDGKYKTFITTDDVILYRVYGGKAGPTGAFATTSKASDRIQAKIDAALLPQWGNTREFEATIKVPKGTILNIGKVASQTTLSGTVLIGNADQVLMPRNWPKDWIIDTRNLPI
- a CDS encoding SMI1/KNR4 family protein — its product is MKTKENEKSIVELENRINMKFPSLYVKFLSEINDGDVFEIENTGICMYSYSDLEERNQTYQIYEFEPKYFMIGQDGDLAYFINRNNSNDNSIYSNDLGALGAWGMKKEADDIFSFINLFRR
- a CDS encoding HNH/ENDO VII family nuclease — encoded protein: MSGFFTATIFHAPSGNIHTVFQQKIDWDLPSKGKGGIIETNLDRALRGDAPFVVKDGKYQLINLHHSKQNAKGSLFELSASTHRKYYKSNALHPYLPNAHPDNPVDRGLFRTDREAYWKQRAEAELNVRNKITGCK
- a CDS encoding RHS repeat domain-containing protein, whose protein sequence is MVQEWQYEEKDRPQHSIDEFVRIRMLDDEPVENLVTWVYEEGSYVPVAKLQNGERYTIISDYMGRPVEAYDSYGAVVWQADYDIYGDLRNRKGIRDFIPFRQLGQYEDDETRLYYNRFRYYDPRIGNYISQDPIRLAGNNPTLYGYVGDLNKYVDVWGLSDCKLSSDFKNGASFLIPGDSYEQFVKNSSMVGRPDGQFVSPSNQIDDLLKKANGDISIIEEALGIPKGGWQGKGGMYRIDISNPQNYNLRSASSGISGANDLFIAGGKTSGGISEGIIDQVPKGNVTITRIIK